A single genomic interval of Chrysemys picta bellii isolate R12L10 chromosome 8, ASM1138683v2, whole genome shotgun sequence harbors:
- the LOC101939632 gene encoding zinc finger protein 253-like, whose protein sequence is MDVEVDWESDNDTCDTGEEHSDDSSHISERMGRKASLQLEVEEDYSPPSSPACSLAGPSVRQELPVELQCEEEETYDNYYQKRDSTTAAVFVTSSTNFDLQCEDEDLELYSSEHSEEPQGGLSEDDENIILIDAFGEEDLEPISGEALPYRCKKCGASFQDLGELQEHKQIHLTEHSYRCPICGKEFFRAANLRMHKLIHSSDRPHKCPECDKGFIRTADVWRHLRNVHKIERSKILGNGMVRNPWSSVHQNQNGGGDTYQQCSDDQKPGGEQSKPYICPTCGKGFHKPNLLSKHKVIHRQDKPYQCQECGKSFIQLLRLKRHQQTHSGERPFYCEECGGTFTRLASLQRHQRIHTGEKPYSCAYCAQDFTESGSLRRHERTHQVKMS, encoded by the coding sequence ATGGATGTGGAGGTGGACTGGGAGTCTGATAATGACACTTGTGACACAGGTGAGGAGCATTCAGATGACTCCAGCCATATCTCTGAACGGATGGGTCGCAAAGCCAGCCTCCAGCTGGAGGTAGAGGAAGATTACTCACCACCATCTAGTCCTGCTTGCAGCCTTGCTGGACCTTCAGTTAGACAGGAACTCCCTGTAGAATTGCAGTGTGAAGAGGAGGAAACATATGACAACTACTACCAGAAGCGTGATTCAACCACCGCTGCGGTGTTTGTCACCTCCAGCACCAACTTTGACCTGCAGTGTGAAGATGAGGATCTGGAGCTTTACTCCTCTGAGCACTCTGAGGAACCTCAGGGAGGGCTAAGTGAGGATGATGAAAACATCATTCTTATTGATGCCTTTGGTGAGGAGGACCtggagcccatctctggagaAGCTTTGCCTTATAGGTGCAAGAAGTGTGGTGCCTCTTTCCAGGATCTGGGTGAATTACAGGAACACAAACAGATCCACCTGACAGAGCATTCATACCGATGCCCAATCTGCGGCAAAGAGTTCTTCCGTGCTGCGAACTTGCGAATGCACAAGCTCATTCATTCTAGTGACAGGCCACACAAGTGTCCGGAGTGTGACAAGGGGTTCATCCGCACGGCTGATGTCTGGAGGCACCTACGCAATGTCCACAAGATTGAACGTTCAAAAATTTTGGGAAACGGTATGGTTAGGAACCCATGGTCTTCAGTGCACCAGAACCAAAATGGTGGCGGAGATACCTATCAGCAGTGTTCAGATGACCAAAAGCCTGGAGGAGAACAGTCTAAACCTTACATCTGTCCAACATGTGGCAAAGGTTTCCATAAACCTAATTTGCTGTCGAAACACAAGGTGATCCACCGACAGGACAAACCATATCAGTGTCAAGAATGTGGAAAGTCCTTTATCCAGCTGCTCAGGTTGAAAAGGCATCAGCAAACTCACTCTGGAGAGCGCCCTTTCTACTGTGAGGAGTGTGGTGGAACCTTCACGCGGCTGGCATCACTACAGCGGCATCAGCGGATCCATACTGGAGAAAAACCCTACTCTTGTGCTTACTGTGCTCAAGACTTCACGGAGTCAGGCTCCTTGAGGAGACATGAGCGCACTCACCAAGTGAAGATGTCTTAG